A section of the Primulina eburnea isolate SZY01 chromosome 1, ASM2296580v1, whole genome shotgun sequence genome encodes:
- the LOC140823880 gene encoding receptor-like protein kinase FERONIA isoform X1: MNIYLYPVSIAWLSFCFLITFKTCIDSPSAYFAGDVSINCGSKETSAANNGREWAGDIHPKIAPSLQIKGSSTISSAIDKFILADTVPYRNARISRSTFSYSFCIKPGQKFIRLHFNPTAYKGFQKFKDLFTVEAGSFTLLHNFSASLTAGALGVKSFVKEFCSNVQENQQLKMVFSSQSQDTYAFINGIEIKSVPSPHSYLHGVGVGESTALEMVHREKVKRDTFLPNHDSSDVFGMWKTHQEEKPNRINNMKWKIPVYVGFRYLVRLHFSRLGLEMAETINVILKVLGKEMTADIVIERDQNGMLGYRDYLVLMTGCKEEKRVLLIYLQSKDKFLVGERPLLGFEIFKISNHDNSLASPNPMSLEPSLPIWTIESLLLVLGHRNAIPTVVALVSSIVYKLREIWEANKGKEENKPSARALRFCRRFSLEEIQLATRNFSQELLIGKGGFGNVYKGINTGNGGETVAIKRLKPSSRQGATEFLTEIETLSELKHLNLVSLIGYCNEPGEMILVYEYLSGGTLSDHLYNLATRKNIFSCLTWKQCLGICIGAGRGLDYLHTGCEIIHGDVKASNILLDDNLMAKLSDFGTAKHENGSNLQSEDNTLIKGTRGYLDPHYLSSRELTRKSDIYSFGVVLLEVLCGRPAFDPRVARDEHVLTEWARDKISKGEVDQIVLASLREEISPDGLESFLKISTRCLHDEPKKRPTMAQVVLQLESVLEQNDSTITSAQNERSVAEDMGPSRNAKNTPSAAVSEQTFTTVLNERRQNMSKMAVAEPSSVRTTEVHKPSINGRLDKAHAKTEMPVQRQKDDLINFHNNALGIQRKTMAGIKRDRVVEKLVIPRFGTWDESTNPWTRGSPGHTGVF, from the exons ATGAACATATACTTGTATCCAGTTTCAATCGCTTGGCTGAGTTTCTGCTTCCTCATAACATTCAAAACTTGTATCGATAGCCCTTCAGCTTACTTCGCAGGCGATGTTTCGATCAACTGCGGTTCAAAAGAAACATCTGCAGCAAATAATGGCAGAGAATGGGCCGGGGATATACATCCAAAGATTGCTCCCTCTTTACAAATAAAGGGCTCATCCACTATATCGAGTGCCATCGATAAATTCATTTTAGCTGACACAGTTCCTTACAGGAACGCCCGAATCTCTCGTTCCACGTTCTCCTACTCGTTCTGTATCAAACCAGGTCAGAAATTTATCCGCCTTCACTTTAATCCTACGGCATATAAAGGTTTCCAGAAGTTCAAGGACTTGTTCACGGTTGAGGCAGGTTCTTTCACCTTACTACATAACTTTAGTGCTTCACTGACTGCTGGTGCTCTTGGAGTGAAATCTTTTGTCAAGGAATTCTGCAGTAACGTTCAAGAAAACCAACAACTCAAAATGGTTTTCTCTAGTCAATCGCAAGATACTTACGCTTTTATAAATGGGATTGAGATCAAATCTGTACCATCACCACACTCTTACTTGCATGGTGTTGGCGTTGGCGAAAGCACCGCACTAGAGATGGTTCACAGAGAAAAAGTGAAGCGAGATACTTTTTTACCGAATCATGATTCCAGTGACGTGTTTGGGATGTGGAAAACTCATCAGGAAGAGAAACCAAACCGAATTAACAATATGAAGTGGAAAATACCTGTGTACGTTGGATTCAGGTACTTGGTCAGGCTTCATTTCTCTCGGCTGGGACTCGAGATGGCAGAGACTATAAATGTGATTTTAAAAGTCCTTGGTAAAGAAATGACTGCAGACATAGTAATAGAAAGGGATCAAAATGGTATGCTGGGTTACAGAGATTACCTGGTGTTGATGACAGGGTGCAAAGAAGAAAAGCGTGTTCTATTGATATACCTTCAATCAAAAGACAAATTTCTGGTTGGAGAACGACCCTTACTGGGATTCGAAATATTTAAGATCAGTAACCATGACAACAGCCTCGCTTCTCCAAATCCTATGTCTCTAGAACCGAGTTTGCCAATCTGGACAATCGAAAGTTTATTGTTAGTTCTTGGCCACAGAAATGCAATCCCTACAGTCGTTGCTCTGGTAAGCAGCATCGTTTATAAGTTGAGAGAAATTTGGGAAGCTAACAAAGGAAAGGAGGAAAACAAACCATCAGCCAGGGCTCTACGATTCTGTCGTCGTTTTTCACTGGAGGAGATACAATTGGCCACTAGAAATTTTTCTCAAGAACTTTTAATAGGTAAAGGTGGATTTGGTAATGTCTACAAAGGAATCAATACTGGTAATGGGGGAGAGACTGTTGCCATAAAGCGACTAAAACCAAGCTCCAGGCAAGGGGCCACAGAGTTTTTAACAGAGATCGAGACACTTTCTGAGCTCAAACATCTCAATCTTGTGTCTCTGATTGGCTACTGCAATGAGCCTGGAGAAATGATTCTTGTTTACGAGTACTTGTCCGGTGGAACACTGTCTGACCACCTGTACAACCTGGCaacaagaaaaaatattttttcttgtcTCACCTGGAAGCAATGCCTTGGCATTTGCATTGGTGCCGGAAGAGGTTTAGACTATCTTCACACGGGTTGTGAAATCATACACGGAGATGTCAAAGCTTCAAACATCCTTTTAGACGATAATTTGATGGCTAAGCTTTCAGATTTTGGCACAGCCAAACACGAAAATGGAAGCAATTTACAAAGCGAAGATAACACTCTCATTAAAGGCACACGTGGGTACTTGGATCCACATTATTTAAGTAGTCGTGAACTAACAAGAAAAAGTGACATATATTCCTTTGGTGTAGTGTTGTTGGAAGTACTATGTGGGAGACCTGCATTCGATCCAAGGGTAGCACGAGACGAACATGTTCTAACCGAGTGGGCTAGAGATAAAATAAGTAAGGGGGAAGTTGATCAAATTGTATTGGCGAGTTTGAGAGAGGAAATTTCACCGGACGGCTTAGAGTCATTTCTCAAAATTTCTACAAGATGCTTGCATGATGAACCCAAGAAGCGGCCAACAATGGCCCAGGTTGTGCTACAACTAGAATCGGTACTTGAGCAGAATGACAGCACGATAACTTCTGCACAGAATGAGAGAAGCGTTGCTGAGGATATGGGCCCAAGTAGAAATGCAAAAAATACACCCTCGGCCGCAGTAAGTGAGCAAACTTTCACAACTGTTTTGAATGAACGACGCCAAAACATGAGCAAAATGGCTGTCGCAGAGCCTTCATCAGTAAGAACCACAGAAGTACATAAGCCATCTATTAATGGCCGATTGGACAAAGCACATGCGAAGACTGAAATGCCAG TGCAACGCCAAAAGGATGATCTTATAAACTTTCACAACAACGCTCTAGGAATTCAAAGAAAAACAATGGCAGGAATAAAAAGGGATAGAGTTGTTGAAAAGCTGGTAATCCCCCGCTTCGGAACGTGGGACGAAAGCACCAATCCCTGGACAAGAGGCAGCCCCGGTCATACTGGCGTTTTTTAG
- the LOC140823880 gene encoding receptor-like protein kinase FERONIA isoform X2 has product MNIYLYPVSIAWLSFCFLITFKTCIDSPSAYFAGDVSINCGSKETSAANNGREWAGDIHPKIAPSLQIKGSSTISSAIDKFILADTVPYRNARISRSTFSYSFCIKPGQKFIRLHFNPTAYKGFQKFKDLFTVEAGSFTLLHNFSASLTAGALGVKSFVKEFCSNVQENQQLKMVFSSQSQDTYAFINGIEIKSVPSPHSYLHGVGVGESTALEMVHREKVKRDTFLPNHDSSDVFGMWKTHQEEKPNRINNMKWKIPVYVGFRYLVRLHFSRLGLEMAETINVILKVLGKEMTADIVIERDQNGMLGYRDYLVLMTGCKEEKRVLLIYLQSKDKFLVGERPLLGFEIFKISNHDNSLASPNPMSLEPSLPIWTIESLLLVLGHRNAIPTVVALVSSIVYKLREIWEANKGKEENKPSARALRFCRRFSLEEIQLATRNFSQELLIGKGGFGNVYKGINTGNGGETVAIKRLKPSSRQGATEFLTEIETLSELKHLNLVSLIGYCNEPGEMILVYEYLSGGTLSDHLYNLATRKNIFSCLTWKQCLGICIGAGRGLDYLHTGCEIIHGDVKASNILLDDNLMAKLSDFGTAKHENGSNLQSEDNTLIKGTRGYLDPHYLSSRELTRKSDIYSFGVVLLEVLCGRPAFDPRVARDEHVLTEWARDKISKGEVDQIVLASLREEISPDGLESFLKISTRCLHDEPKKRPTMAQVVLQLESVLEQNDSTITSAQNERSVAEDMGPSRNAKNTPSAAVSEQTFTTVLNERRQNMSKMAVAEPSSVRTTEVHKPSINGRLDKAHAKTEMPGIQRKTMAGIKRDRVVEKLVIPRFGTWDESTNPWTRGSPGHTGVF; this is encoded by the exons ATGAACATATACTTGTATCCAGTTTCAATCGCTTGGCTGAGTTTCTGCTTCCTCATAACATTCAAAACTTGTATCGATAGCCCTTCAGCTTACTTCGCAGGCGATGTTTCGATCAACTGCGGTTCAAAAGAAACATCTGCAGCAAATAATGGCAGAGAATGGGCCGGGGATATACATCCAAAGATTGCTCCCTCTTTACAAATAAAGGGCTCATCCACTATATCGAGTGCCATCGATAAATTCATTTTAGCTGACACAGTTCCTTACAGGAACGCCCGAATCTCTCGTTCCACGTTCTCCTACTCGTTCTGTATCAAACCAGGTCAGAAATTTATCCGCCTTCACTTTAATCCTACGGCATATAAAGGTTTCCAGAAGTTCAAGGACTTGTTCACGGTTGAGGCAGGTTCTTTCACCTTACTACATAACTTTAGTGCTTCACTGACTGCTGGTGCTCTTGGAGTGAAATCTTTTGTCAAGGAATTCTGCAGTAACGTTCAAGAAAACCAACAACTCAAAATGGTTTTCTCTAGTCAATCGCAAGATACTTACGCTTTTATAAATGGGATTGAGATCAAATCTGTACCATCACCACACTCTTACTTGCATGGTGTTGGCGTTGGCGAAAGCACCGCACTAGAGATGGTTCACAGAGAAAAAGTGAAGCGAGATACTTTTTTACCGAATCATGATTCCAGTGACGTGTTTGGGATGTGGAAAACTCATCAGGAAGAGAAACCAAACCGAATTAACAATATGAAGTGGAAAATACCTGTGTACGTTGGATTCAGGTACTTGGTCAGGCTTCATTTCTCTCGGCTGGGACTCGAGATGGCAGAGACTATAAATGTGATTTTAAAAGTCCTTGGTAAAGAAATGACTGCAGACATAGTAATAGAAAGGGATCAAAATGGTATGCTGGGTTACAGAGATTACCTGGTGTTGATGACAGGGTGCAAAGAAGAAAAGCGTGTTCTATTGATATACCTTCAATCAAAAGACAAATTTCTGGTTGGAGAACGACCCTTACTGGGATTCGAAATATTTAAGATCAGTAACCATGACAACAGCCTCGCTTCTCCAAATCCTATGTCTCTAGAACCGAGTTTGCCAATCTGGACAATCGAAAGTTTATTGTTAGTTCTTGGCCACAGAAATGCAATCCCTACAGTCGTTGCTCTGGTAAGCAGCATCGTTTATAAGTTGAGAGAAATTTGGGAAGCTAACAAAGGAAAGGAGGAAAACAAACCATCAGCCAGGGCTCTACGATTCTGTCGTCGTTTTTCACTGGAGGAGATACAATTGGCCACTAGAAATTTTTCTCAAGAACTTTTAATAGGTAAAGGTGGATTTGGTAATGTCTACAAAGGAATCAATACTGGTAATGGGGGAGAGACTGTTGCCATAAAGCGACTAAAACCAAGCTCCAGGCAAGGGGCCACAGAGTTTTTAACAGAGATCGAGACACTTTCTGAGCTCAAACATCTCAATCTTGTGTCTCTGATTGGCTACTGCAATGAGCCTGGAGAAATGATTCTTGTTTACGAGTACTTGTCCGGTGGAACACTGTCTGACCACCTGTACAACCTGGCaacaagaaaaaatattttttcttgtcTCACCTGGAAGCAATGCCTTGGCATTTGCATTGGTGCCGGAAGAGGTTTAGACTATCTTCACACGGGTTGTGAAATCATACACGGAGATGTCAAAGCTTCAAACATCCTTTTAGACGATAATTTGATGGCTAAGCTTTCAGATTTTGGCACAGCCAAACACGAAAATGGAAGCAATTTACAAAGCGAAGATAACACTCTCATTAAAGGCACACGTGGGTACTTGGATCCACATTATTTAAGTAGTCGTGAACTAACAAGAAAAAGTGACATATATTCCTTTGGTGTAGTGTTGTTGGAAGTACTATGTGGGAGACCTGCATTCGATCCAAGGGTAGCACGAGACGAACATGTTCTAACCGAGTGGGCTAGAGATAAAATAAGTAAGGGGGAAGTTGATCAAATTGTATTGGCGAGTTTGAGAGAGGAAATTTCACCGGACGGCTTAGAGTCATTTCTCAAAATTTCTACAAGATGCTTGCATGATGAACCCAAGAAGCGGCCAACAATGGCCCAGGTTGTGCTACAACTAGAATCGGTACTTGAGCAGAATGACAGCACGATAACTTCTGCACAGAATGAGAGAAGCGTTGCTGAGGATATGGGCCCAAGTAGAAATGCAAAAAATACACCCTCGGCCGCAGTAAGTGAGCAAACTTTCACAACTGTTTTGAATGAACGACGCCAAAACATGAGCAAAATGGCTGTCGCAGAGCCTTCATCAGTAAGAACCACAGAAGTACATAAGCCATCTATTAATGGCCGATTGGACAAAGCACATGCGAAGACTGAAATGCCAG GAATTCAAAGAAAAACAATGGCAGGAATAAAAAGGGATAGAGTTGTTGAAAAGCTGGTAATCCCCCGCTTCGGAACGTGGGACGAAAGCACCAATCCCTGGACAAGAGGCAGCCCCGGTCATACTGGCGTTTTTTAG
- the LOC140823892 gene encoding uncharacterized protein: MATTSYPEFFPQALFFSHHKLRAKLHHSCIFRCRNQSNPKIENFRNFQRVKVPTDTRPNNLPVYKDLKEGHFLKLLSRSCKEGNFDEALYFLESMVSLGYKADVILCTKLIKGFFVSKRVDNAGKVMGILERFGEPDIFAYNAFISGLCKANRLDSVNEVLNRMRSQGLSSDVVTYNIIIGNLCDRGKLRLAMKMMDKLVEDNCQPTVVTYTILIEATIVEVGVVEAMKLFDEMLSRGLQPDMYTYNTIIRGMCREGLLDDAFEFVRCVSTKGFRPDVISYNIMLRALLSQGRWNDAEELMVEMFTTACEPNVVTYSILIGALCRDGHFDESIHLLKIMMDEGLTPDTYTYDPLISSLCKEGRLDLAISILDYMISKSCLPDIVNYNTILSTLCKNGNSNEALEVLGKLAETGCSPDVTSYNTMINALWNYGDRTRSLELVYEMLHKGIDPDEITYNALISCLCREGSVDKATELLGDMKDSKFAPTVVTYNTLVLGLCKAHRIFDAIGMLEEMVENGVQPNETSYILLLEGIGFTGWRPEAMDLANTLYQKNIISNQSLRRLSRMFPVTDVAGGLSKHEIQI, encoded by the coding sequence ATGGCTACAACCTCGTATCCCGAATTCTTTCCTCAAGCTCTCTTTTTCAGCCACCACAAACTCAGAGCAAAGTTGCACCACAGTTGCATTTTCAGATGCAGAAATcaaagcaaccccaaaatagaaAACTTTAGAAATTTTCAAAGGGTGAAGGTTCCTACGGACACGAGACCCAATAATTTGCCGGTTTATAAAGATTTAAAGGAGGGTCATTTCCTCAAACTGCTCAGTAGGTCTTGTAAAGAAGGGAATTTTGATGAGGCCCTTTATTTTCTTGAGAGTATGGTTAGCTTGGGTTACAAAGCTGACGTGATTCTATGCACGAAGCTCATTAAAGGGTTCTTCGTCTCCAAGAGGGTGGATAACGCTGGTAAAGTTATGGGGATTCTTGAGAGATTTGGTGAGCCTGATATATTTGCGTACAATGCTTTCATTAGTGGTTTGTGTAAAGCGAATCGGTTGGATTCCGTAAACGAAGTCTTGAATAGGATGAGGTCTCAAGGGCTTTCGTCGGATGTGGTGacttataatataattattggTAATCTTTGTGATAGGGGGAAGCTTCGTTTAGCTATGAAGATGATGGACAAGTTAGTGGAAGACAATTGCCAGCCTACTGTTGTGACATACACGATATTGATAGAAGCAACGATTGTTGAAGTCGGTGTTGTCGAAGCAATGAAGCTTTTTGATGAGATGTTGTCTAGAGGGCTGCAGCCCGACATGTATACGTATAATACGATAATCAGAGGAATGTGCAGAGAAGGGTTGTTGGATGATGCCTTCGAATTCGTCCGATGCGTGAGTACTAAAGGTTTCAGGCCTGATGTGATATCGTATAACATTATGTTAAGGGCATTGCTTAGTCAGGGGAGATGGAACGATGCGGAGGAGCTTATGGTCGAAATGTTTACAACGGCTTGTGAACCGAATGTGGTTACCTATAGCATCTTGATAGGTGCTCTATGCCGTGATGGGCATTTTGATGAGTCGATCCACTTGTTGAAGATTATGATGGATGAGGGGTTAACTCCGGATACTTACACGTATGATCCCTTGATTTCATCTTTGTGTAAAGAAGGGAGACTAGATTTGGCGATCTCGATCTTGGATTACATGATATCTAAGAGTTGTTTGCCGGATATAGTTAACTACAACACCATACTATCCACGTTGTGCAAGAATGGTAACTCGAACGAAGCTTTGGAAGTGTTGGGGAAGCTTGCTGAGACGGGTTGTTCCCCGGACGTGACTTCTTATAACACGATGATAAATGCGCTGTGGAACTATGGGGACAGAACTCGATCCTTGGAACTGGTTTATGAGATGTTACATAAAGGGATTGATCCTGATGAGATCACATATAACGCACTAATATCGTGTTTGTGTAGAGAAGGGTCAGTGGATAAGGCTACCGAGCTGTTAGGCGACATGAAGGATAGCAAATTCGCGCCAACGGTTGTGACTTACAACACTCTTGTTTTAGGATTGTGTAAGGCTCACAGAATCTTTGATGCTATTGGAATGCTTGAGGAAATGGTCGAAAATGGTGTCCAGCCGAATGAAACCTCTTACATTTTGCTACTTGAAGGCATTGGATTCACAGGATGGCGACCAGAAGCAATGGATCTGGCGAACACTCTCTATCAGAAAAACATTATTTCGAATCAATCTTTGAGACGTTTGAGCCGAATGTTTCCTGTGACTGATGTTGCTGGTGGCTTGAGTAAACATGAAATTCAAATCTGA